From the genome of Candidatus Krumholzibacteriia bacterium:
GGAAACGCCCATTCCAGTGACGGAATATCTCAAAGGGAAGAAACATGGCCGGAGCCACCTACAACCAGTCGGAGAGCGATACGCTCAACGCCTATCTGCAGTCGATCGGAGACTTCAACAGTCTTACTCGCGAGCAGGAAGCGGAGACGACGGTACGTATTCGCCAGGGTGATGACAAGGCCCTCGAACTGCTGATTCAATCCAACCTCAAGTTTGTTGTATCCATTGCCAAGCAGTACGTGGGTCAGGGTCTCAGTCTCCTGGACCTGATCAATGAAGGAAACCTGGGCCTGATCAAGGCCGCCTACCGCTTTAACGAGAAGAAGGGATTCAAGTTCATCTCCTATGCGGTCTGGTGGATTCGTCAGTCCATCATGCAGGCCATCGTGGAGCAGGGCAATATCGTGCGTCTGCCCATGAACAAGGCCAATATCCTCTACCAACTTCGCAAGGCGAGCCGCAAGCTCTGGGACGACCTCGGTCGTGCGCCCTCGACCGGCGAGCTTTCGAAGGCGATGGGGGTCAGCGAAGATGTGATCAATGAGATCCAGTTCGCGACCAATACCTACCGCTCTCTCGATGAGCCGATCGGTACGGAAGAGGATCATATCCTGATGAACACGCTCGAGGACGAGAACGAGCCGAGTCCTTCGGAGAATCTCGCACAGACCGAGTTCACGGGCTTGCTTGAAGACGCTCTTGATTCCCTGAACCCCCGCGAGGCCATGATTCTTCGGAACTACTATGGTCTCGGCGACCGCGAGCCCCAGACCCTTGAGGAAATCGGGCGCGAGCTGAGCATCAGCCGTGAGCGTGTTCGCCAGGTGAAGGTGAAGGCACTGAACAAGATCCGCAACAGCCATGTGGGCCGGAGGCTCAGCGTACACGCGGACTAGGATTGCGTTGTTGTTCCAGTTGTATACCCCGCCGAAAGGCGGGGTCTTTTTTTACGCCGGCCTTTGCTCCACAGAGGGCAGGAAGAAGGCCAGGTACATTCTCAGAGGCACAAGCAAAGAAGAGAAAGTCCTCCTCCTGCGCTAGCGACTCATCAGCTTCACGCTGCCCACTCTCTCAAAACGCATTTCATCGTGAGCCCGGAAGGTGGCACCATCCACATTCACGGGAAAGGTGCCTCCTCCCTTCGGAGCCAGAACGATGGACTTCTCCGCCGTCCAGCTCTTCAGCCCCCAGAGATCCGGGTCTTCGAGAATCTTGCCGCTTCGGGCCTTTCGCGCCTGAGTGGGAAGAATGCGAAGGCCCAGGTCTTTGAGACCGAAGAGATGGAAGTCGCCGGAGCCCAGGGGGGCCTTGGAAAAGGGCAACTCCGGGCCCAGGTAGCCATTGACCAAAATCAGTGCGCGAAAGCTTCCTCGCTCCCGGACTTCCCCGTCCACGCGGATCTCCCACTCCCGCTTACGACGGAAAGGAGACTTGAGGACATGTTCGACAAGAGCGAGCGCCATTCCCGTCGTGAAGGGACCGAGGTCGCCGAAAAACTGGCTTAGGATGCCCTTGTAGTATTTCGTGAAACGGTTTTCGGTGTAGTGGGGAATGCGCCCGAAGATTTCCGCTCCCCCGTAGCCGAGAAAGTGACGATCGGCTTCGCGGCTGAACGGTGACGAAGCTCGAAGAAGATCTGCCGAACTGTACTGGTCCTCCTTCAGGGAGCGGGCAAAGACCGAAATGGCCTCTTCGATCTCGTCGGGCATTTCCAGTACCTTGCCGATGAGATCGGCAGAGCCCTTTCGAAGAAATCCCAGGCGCAGTTCGTCCAGATCCGCTTTCGCTTCCATGCAGCCCTCTAGCACCGCCCGAAAAGTACCCGAACCTCCCGCGGAGATCGGCCTTTGTCCTCCTTCG
Proteins encoded in this window:
- a CDS encoding diacylglycerol kinase family protein; this encodes MRVDVIATTMSGSISDWKKVERILPLFASHGYEDVRLHVCESHEEARSAAARAVSEGGQRPISAGGSGTFRAVLEGCMEAKADLDELRLGFLRKGSADLIGKVLEMPDEIEEAISVFARSLKEDQYSSADLLRASSPFSREADRHFLGYGGAEIFGRIPHYTENRFTKYYKGILSQFFGDLGPFTTGMALALVEHVLKSPFRRKREWEIRVDGEVRERGSFRALILVNGYLGPELPFSKAPLGSGDFHLFGLKDLGLRILPTQARKARSGKILEDPDLWGLKSWTAEKSIVLAPKGGGTFPVNVDGATFRAHDEMRFERVGSVKLMSR
- a CDS encoding RNA polymerase sigma factor RpoD/SigA, producing the protein MAGATYNQSESDTLNAYLQSIGDFNSLTREQEAETTVRIRQGDDKALELLIQSNLKFVVSIAKQYVGQGLSLLDLINEGNLGLIKAAYRFNEKKGFKFISYAVWWIRQSIMQAIVEQGNIVRLPMNKANILYQLRKASRKLWDDLGRAPSTGELSKAMGVSEDVINEIQFATNTYRSLDEPIGTEEDHILMNTLEDENEPSPSENLAQTEFTGLLEDALDSLNPREAMILRNYYGLGDREPQTLEEIGRELSISRERVRQVKVKALNKIRNSHVGRRLSVHAD